The genomic region CTGATTTGGTTTAccaaagtaattaaaaacttCTAAAACATAtcttaatttgttatattcatgtctataaaataataaggaTATTAGACTCACTACAGCAATTATTACAAGTGCAGCCTGGTAGTATTTTCGCATGTTTCAagatttaacgtaataaataataatatagcaattttatcaattaaaaCATATGGCAATGTATAATTTGTGAATTGGATTATCTCAGGTATAAATAGAAttctgaaacaaaaattttatttaagaaattagatattattgttatacgagttttataaatttttatttacatacacCTTGAAAATAACGTATTTAAAAGTTTTACTTTGAGGTACGTATGATATGTTGacattttcttgaaatatcCCATTTACTGTTTAATCCAACTGTTGAACTTATTGTTCactaaatttccatttcttgcACTGTATTATTATTGAAGATCAATTTAAATGCTTGCAACCTATATTTGTTGAAGATTAATTCAAGTGTTTGATAACCAAATAAAAACTGTTAGGTTAGTAATCTTTCGcgccaattttttaaatgatcatgtacatatatagatataaaatatttattgcattttgttattatttttccttacgtaacgtataaaaagattttttggaaattatttttaaggtTTGCAcaataaaaaaacaataagtagttttgtattaaatttaaatttattagtatAAAGTTGATTTATACAATTGCGTATTGTTCGTATAACAATTCACGTACTTTATAATAATCTTCTGAAATGCAACCTTCTAATATTACTTTTCCAGCCTCATGCTAAAAAGATGGTattaaactataaaatatttttattttatcagattattatattttaatgacaTTAAATACAAACCCTCCTAACGGCGATAGTATTATTGCAACACCATAAAACACCTCCACTAAATTCAGAAGGAATATTACTTTTGTTCAAAATCTGTTTAAAATCAGATAGTTTTAATTCGTTTATAAATGTTGTTTGGTGGCCGGGTacctataatttataaatacatttatattgtaGAAACTAAAACTTCATTTTTGTATGAATACATACCTCATTTAATGGTAATGGTTCCAATGTAAGTATTTTGTCACTTTGATCTATTACATCATCTGACTCGGTACCTGCAACAGCATCTCGGCATATCTGATCACGAGCAGTTATCATTGCATCAACCCATGCTACCTCAGAATCACCTTTTCCCTTTGAAAAGTTTAAGCCACTAACAAGCGCATCTGTCAAACGAACCTGAACAAAACgcaacattttaatttatacacattggtttacaaaaattaattaaatattacttgGTATATGTGCGTTTCTGTTGTAGCATCTAATGTTTCTCCCCTcccaggaataaacactcgtGCACCTGCACTTTGTGCTTGTTGAGCCAGGATTTCAGTGTCCTTTTGTAATCCTCTAACTAGTACAACTCTTCGTGGTCTTAATTGTGCTAAAATTTTCTGTAGTGATTCTCCGTCGGATCTACCTTCAAAATCTATATATGTGACAGATGCATTAACTGTCATTGTACGTGTAACTTGGATACATTTTGTTGGGATATCAGTGGGTATTTCTGGATGATGAGTAGTATCTTCTTGTTTTGTTTCcagattttctttattatcatCCACTTCTGGCATAGTTTCTGCTATTTTATAATCTTCTGGTCTACGATATATACaaatcaatataaatatttaaaacttatTATACATagctattattaatttaataaaataccttataatttctccatattcgtcgattttaattttttcttctacaAATGGGAACATAGGGTGTTGTTTTTtactttgtttaaaaaatcctGGTTTACTTTCTTGTTTTACTAATAAATCGTGTTTTCCCCTTCCTCCACCAACTTCTATTTCATCTTCTGATTCAGAACTTACATCAGCAGTCTCCCTAAAAGGTAAAAAAGTATTCAAGGAATAAGagatattttaagaataagtcaatttttatattatgcaaCCACATACATTTGTTCTTGTTTCAATTGCTCTtgctttaatttttcttttctttgataTTCTTCTAATTCAAGTCCTTCTAACTTAATTCTCCTTTTCACCTCCAATGTAATATTTCTGTTACCGCCTTTTTCAACCAAATCTCTAGCAAGTGTTCCTGGTGATGTCCTGCTAGTTAATATAATACTGTTTTGGGGATTACCACACCATTGCAAAAACAATTCTCTTGAAAAACCACATTCCATATCTGGAGTGCTTGCAAGTACAACCTAgagtatttgtatataaatgtattttcaattataatgtttataaattataattttattaaagatattCTAACCTTTGGACTGGGAACTTGATTTAATTCTGCCATACTGTGACATAGTTGTAAATGCTTAAATTGAAATGGATTGTTTCTAGCACCTTCAAAACTCCTCATTAATTTATCACTCATCCATTCTATTTGTGACTTAGCAAACTCAACGACATTGTAACTAACATTGTTCAAAAGAGCCAAAGAATATGCAAGTAAACCAGATTCTTTATTACGCCATAATTGGTCCAACATATGAGCCAATTCTAATACACGACCAGCTGTATCTACACTGACCAAGACATTTCCACCTCCACGTaatgtttgtaaaatatttgctgtaaattattattgcatataaagtactataaaaatttattgctgGAATTATCATAAgcatttattttcatactcattaatttttcatctctTGTTCTACGTCTTGCTTGCTGATAAGTAGCATTGAAAGCATCTGTTATTAACAAAGATGGTCTCTGTAGTCTTTCTAATTCACAACCATTTAAATGTCGTTCCTTTTTGTGATTAAAATCAACAGCATATATTATGTCTTCTTCACcaacttttacaattttccagATAGTTCCCCCAATCATGTGACCAGCTGGTAAAGGTGTTAAAGTAACTCCATATCCTTTTCCTTTCATTGAAATGCtttgattatattttaacTGAACTATTTTGTCAAATGCTGCATCAACATCATCAAGTGTAAAAAGATCAAAGTCTTCCATATTATGACGGGACTATAATAAATAAGCATAAATGTCCTTTGTATGTATATGATTCTTTCTTATGttatcataaaaaaataattgaaattctttttatcaaaaataccTGATACATATCATACATAAACATTTGTCCCATCTTATATACAGGAATAGTAGCATATATTGGACAATTTAATCCACATTTTCCAACTAGATATGGTAAAGCACCCAAATGCAATGGATCTGGATATGATAAGAGTACTGCATCTATTTGATGAACATGTctgaaataatattgtattgtttagtttaaattttctattgaatttataattacctaaataatatataataatttatcaaccgttttaattcttttataaattcttgATCAAAATTTTCATCCCATCCACAATCAAGTAATATTCTTAATTCATCAACTTGCAATATATAACAAGGAGGAGATTCATCCATAGCCCCAGAAATAGCATGAAGTTTTATTATTGATGTCATTgtctttgttcttttttcacctattaaaatatatacaaataatagataatacctaaaaattcatttatcatatgctattatttcttaattattatagAACTCATTATGTATACTTTCAACGTAACCTAACATAAAGGTgtgattaattataaatagattCATAACTTTAAAAGAATgccaaaatattaaaaagaataacatTGATTACCgtctaatattaatttaattatttctaaatgTATGGAAATGTCTGAAAAcaaaacatttcaaaatatttttttaagctTAGAAAGCAATCAACAAACGGTGCAATTGACTTTTCGCTAAAGTCCCGGTATTTCATAgtaagaaaaatgaataatttcgtcaatgttacataaattacaatgaatatttcataagtatataattataaatgtaaattaaagaaaaagtacAGCAAAATGTAATTAACAACTATAAACCaatgtaaaatgtataacttaaataaaatcataaatgaaatataaacgagtaattttctaataatttttatacatctcAAAGAAGAAAAGTCATAATATTACTCAGATTGGTATCTATGTGTGTTTTACCATAACTGTGTTTACAAATACATTCTAAGATTTATGTATACATTCTTtgtctctctctttatctCGTAGCATAACGGGACTTTTTTCAAGACGATTGCTGTCACGGTGCAGCTATGAGATACGTAAGTTGAGATTTAAGTTTGTTTTTTCCATAATTCAACGATTACTTGTCGAATTATATGGAAATTTTGTGTGAAATTAGATCGCGTGTATGTAGTATGGATaagaataaaagtgaacatacacgataaaaatatcatgTAACGGAGTGGCGGGAGATTGCAAGTAAATAGCAGATCAGCTGATGAGTGACAACAGACAAACGAAAGCTTATTGTTCTTGGTCTTGGTTATGGCGACAAGCAGTTCCGATGGCTCTTGTACAGCACCTGCAGATTTTcagctttcgtcagagttggaagacgTTTCGAATCGTTTAAGcgtgaatttattaaagtgCCCACTGTGCCATAATAGTCGCCGAATTTTTCATTGTCGGCAGTGTATTCAAAATGGAGATTTTATACATTCAACTTCTGTTTATTCTGAACGGtgaatatatacttataatttacgtatttactggccatttatttttatgtattaaagCTTTGTTTAGCACCAaacattctttaaatatttctaataacgTTGAAtgcagaaataaatttttattctcactaaattacaaaaaagatTCGTTATGAAGTTTCGATATATCAGTTTCcaaacttttaatttatatgagtaataattatatacgttcaaatattttattctgatCGGTATCTGAACAGGTTTGCAGATAAACAATTGCGACTTTTACGGTTGAAAGCTGCCAGAGCTCAATTGGAAGAAAAATGTGTAAAAGCTCTTGAAAAACATAAACAAAGGGATAAAttggtattttatatttaatattttaaagtcaataataaaaaaaatatgaatttttgtatactatcattgtatttaattattctttggGTTTGTAGATATGTGATATAAATACTTGTAAAGAAAGAGTTAGACTACTCCAGTCATTAGTGAATG from Bombus fervidus isolate BK054 chromosome 11, iyBomFerv1, whole genome shotgun sequence harbors:
- the Cpsf2 gene encoding cleavage and polyadenylation specificity factor subunit 2; its protein translation is MTSIIKLHAISGAMDESPPCYILQVDELRILLDCGWDENFDQEFIKELKRHVHQIDAVLLSYPDPLHLGALPYLVGKCGLNCPIYATIPVYKMGQMFMYDMYQSRHNMEDFDLFTLDDVDAAFDKIVQLKYNQSISMKGKGYGVTLTPLPAGHMIGGTIWKIVKVGEEDIIYAVDFNHKKERHLNGCELERLQRPSLLITDAFNATYQQARRRTRDEKLMTNILQTLRGGGNVLVSVDTAGRVLELAHMLDQLWRNKESGLLAYSLALLNNVSYNVVEFAKSQIEWMSDKLMRSFEGARNNPFQFKHLQLCHSMAELNQVPSPKVVLASTPDMECGFSRELFLQWCGNPQNSIILTSRTSPGTLARDLVEKGGNRNITLEVKRRIKLEGLELEEYQRKEKLKQEQLKQEQMETADVSSESEDEIEVGGGRGKHDLLVKQESKPGFFKQSKKQHPMFPFVEEKIKIDEYGEIIRPEDYKIAETMPEVDDNKENLETKQEDTTHHPEIPTDIPTKCIQVTRTMTVNASVTYIDFEGRSDGESLQKILAQLRPRRVVLVRGLQKDTEILAQQAQSAGARVFIPGRGETLDATTETHIYQVRLTDALVSGLNFSKGKGDSEVAWVDAMITARDQICRDAVAGTESDDVIDQSDKILTLEPLPLNEVPGHQTTFINELKLSDFKQILNKSNIPSEFSGGVLWCCNNTIAVRRHEAGKVILEGCISEDYYKVRELLYEQYAIV